A segment of the Planctomycetota bacterium genome:
CGAGGGGGCCGACCGGCTGTTCACGACGCGGCGCGACGCCACGAAGCGCGGCGGCTCGGCCGACGACGGGAGCGCTTGGCACGCCGAGCAGGTGCTCGCCTGGCTCGACGGGCGCGCGGCGGCGGGCGACGACGATCCGTTTTTCGTCTTCTTCGGCTTCTCCCATCCCCACGACACGCGCGACGGCACGCCGGAGCTCCTCGCCCGCTACGGCGCCTCCAACCACGCCGACCCTGCCACGCTCCCGGCGCCCGGGGCCCGTGCGCCGCCGCTGCCGGTCAACTGGCTCCCGCGCCATCCCTTCGACGACACCGACATGCGCGTCCGCGACGAGATCGCCGTCAGCGGCGTGTGGGAGCGGCGCGACGAGCGCACGATCCGCAACGAGATCGGCAGGCAGTTCGCCTGCAGTGCGAACATCGACGCCCAGCTCGGCCGCGTCCTCGACCGGCTCGAGGCGACCGGGCAGCTGGCCGACACGTGGGTGATCTACACCTCCGACCATGGCATCGCCATCGGCCGGCACGGCCTCCAGGGGAAGCAGAACCTCTACGAGCACACCTGGCGCGTCCCGCTGGTCGTGAAGGGGCCAGGCGTCCGCCCCGGGTCGCGTGCCCCTGGCAACGTCTACCTCCTCGACCTGCTGGCCACGGCCTGCGACATCGCCGGCATCCTCGTCCCCGCGACGAACGAGGGGCGGAGCTTCCTCCCGGTGCTCCGCGGCGAGGTCGACCGGGTGCGCGACCGCCTCTACGGCGCCTACTGCGGCGGGGCGAAGCCCGGGATCCGCAGCCTCAGACGCGGCGACTGGAAGCTGGTCAAGTACCAGTCCGGCCCCGCGGCGGTCGTCGAAACGCAGCTCTTCGACCTCGCCGCCAATCCGCACGAACTGCTCGCCGAGCATGCTGGGGCCGAGGTCACGGCGCTCACGGGGCGCTTTGGCCGGGTGCCCGGTGGCAACCGGGCCGCCGACCCGGCCGTCGCGAATGTGCGTGCGGAACTGGAGCGGGAATTGCTCGCCGAGATGGAGCGGCTCGACGACCCGTTCCGGTTCGCCGACCAGCCGGCCCCGGCCGGCAAGGAGACGCGATGAGGATTCCCCGGGCGCTGTTTACCTGCGCGGCGGTGCTGCTCGTGGCCGTGCCGGCCGCGGCTGCCGAGCGGCCCAATATCCTCTGGCTCGTCGCCGAGGATCTCCCCCCGCGCCTCGGCTGCTACGGCGACGCCCTCGCCCGCACCCCGGTGCTCGACCGGTTGGCCGCCGAGGGGGTCGTCTTCGAGCGCTGCTATGCGCAGCCGGTCTGCGCGCCGTCGCGGTTCACGCTCGTCACCGGGCTGCCGGCCGCCGCCTGCGGGCCGGCCCAGCACATGCGCGCAAGCGCCACGCTTCCCCCGGGCGTCGCCGGCTTTCCCGAGCTGCTGCGCCGCGCCGGCTACCACGCCACCAACAACGCCAAGACCGACTACAACACCGCGCTCGATCTCGCCGCGACCTGGGACGCCTCGTCGAAGCGCGCCACCTACCGCGATCGGGCCGATCCACGGCGCCCGTTCTTCGCCGTCTTCAACCACGAGACGACCCACGAGAGCTGTCTGTTTCCCGAGACCGACGAGCTGCCGTTCGCGGCCACGCCGCCGGCGGCGGTGACGCTCCCCCCCTACCTGCCCGACACGCCCGAGCTGCGCGCCGACCTGGCACGGCAGTATGACCGGATCGCGCTGCTCGACCGGCAGATCGCCGAGAAGCTCGCCGAGCTCGAGGCGTCGGGGGAGTCCGACGACACGATCGTGTTCTTCTACGGCGACAACGGCGGCGTCCTTCCGCGGAGCAAGCGCTTCCTCCATTCCAGCGGCACGCGCGTGCCGTTGATCGTGCGCTTCCCGCCGAAGTGGGCCCACCTCGCCCCCGCGGCGCCGGGGAGCCGGATCGCCGACCCCGTCGGCTTCGTCGACTTCGCGCCGACCGTGCTGGCGCTCGCCGGCGTGCCGATCCCGGAAGCGCTCGCCGGCCGGCCGTTCGCCGGGCCGTCCCGCGTTGCCAACGAGTACGTGTTCACCACGCGCGACCGGATGGACGAACGGCTCGACATGGTCCGCGCGGTGATGGACCGGCGCTGGCTCTACATCCGCAACTTCCGCCCCGACCTCCCCTTCGTCCAGCCGCTGGCCTACATGTTCCGCGCCCGCGGCTACCGCTCGTGGGCCCGGGAGGCCCGCGCCGGCACGCTCACCGCCGCCACGGCAGCTTACTGGGGCGAGAAGCCGACCGAGGAACTGTACGACATCGATGCCGACCCCGGCAGCACGGTGAACCTCGCCGCCGATCCGGCGCACGCCGCGACGCTCGAGCGCCTCCGCGGGGCGCTCCGCGGGCAGATGCGCCGGATCCGCGACAACGGCCTCGTTCCCGAGGGCTCGGCGTCCGAGGGGTTCGCCGCCGCCCGTGACGAAGACCGGTTCCCGGCGGTGCGCGCGCTCGACGCCGCCTGGCTGGCGGCCGAGCGCGACGCGGAGGCGCTCCCGCGCCTCGCGGCACTCGGTGCCGATTCCGCCGAGCCGGTCCGCTGGTGGGCCGCGCAGGGGCTGGCGATGCTCGCCAAGCGCGCCGGTCGCGATGCCGACCTCCAGGGTCGCCTCGCCGCGGCGCTGCGCCCGCTCCTCGACGACCCGAGCGGTCCGGTCCAGGTGGCCGCCGCCGAGGGGCTCGCCGCAGCCGGTGCGGTGCCCGAGGCCCTGGCGGCACTCGGTCGGCGGATCGAGGGGCCCGATCCGTGGTGCGCCGTCGCGGCCGGCAACGTCGTCGACCGGCTCGGCAGGACCGCGGCGCCGCTCGCGCCGGTCCTCGCCCGGTTCCTCGCCCGGCCCGAACAGGACCCCGCGGAGAAGCGCCCCGCCGCCGTCCGTTACCCCGGCGACATCGCCGCCCATGCCCTGGCGGTGATCCGCGGCGAGACCGAGGCGCTCGAATACC
Coding sequences within it:
- a CDS encoding DUF4976 domain-containing protein translates to MRIPRALFTCAAVLLVAVPAAAAERPNILWLVAEDLPPRLGCYGDALARTPVLDRLAAEGVVFERCYAQPVCAPSRFTLVTGLPAAACGPAQHMRASATLPPGVAGFPELLRRAGYHATNNAKTDYNTALDLAATWDASSKRATYRDRADPRRPFFAVFNHETTHESCLFPETDELPFAATPPAAVTLPPYLPDTPELRADLARQYDRIALLDRQIAEKLAELEASGESDDTIVFFYGDNGGVLPRSKRFLHSSGTRVPLIVRFPPKWAHLAPAAPGSRIADPVGFVDFAPTVLALAGVPIPEALAGRPFAGPSRVANEYVFTTRDRMDERLDMVRAVMDRRWLYIRNFRPDLPFVQPLAYMFRARGYRSWAREARAGTLTAATAAYWGEKPTEELYDIDADPGSTVNLAADPAHAATLERLRGALRGQMRRIRDNGLVPEGSASEGFAAARDEDRFPAVRALDAAWLAAERDAEALPRLAALGADSAEPVRWWAAQGLAMLAKRAGRDADLQGRLAAALRPLLDDPSGPVQVAAAEGLAAAGAVPEALAALGRRIEGPDPWCAVAAGNVVDRLGRTAAPLAPVLARFLARPEQDPAEKRPAAVRYPGDIAAHALAVIRGETEALEYPPPAASAAAHDATGAPWNVVFILADDLGWTDLAVQGSGYYRTPALDRLAADGMRFLSHHSCPNCQPTRAALLSGQYPPRTGVYTVGGIDRFDWSARPLRPVDNVVKLPLDRQTLADALRGAGRATALFGKWHLGDDDDHHPLARGFDEALVTMGKHFGFVTKPPVDHPEGEYLADFLTDRACDFIRRHAAEPFFLYVPHFAVHGPHDAKEDLVARFRDLPAVGGHHDPVYAAMIASVDESVARIRRQLEESGIARRTVVIFSSDNGGVGGYVREGLRESGGVTDNLPLRSGKGSLYEGGTRVPLLVSWPGVTPAGATCSVPTIHVDVFPTLLEIAGARPPAQRLDGVSLVPLLRDPRATLDRDGIYQHFPGYLGADERRGTWRTTPVGSIIAGDWKLLEFFEDGRLELYDLAADPGETRNLAEREPARAADLHRRLVAWRERVGAKLPTANERAAPARPAKAGAAGD